One Brassica napus cultivar Da-Ae chromosome C4, Da-Ae, whole genome shotgun sequence genomic region harbors:
- the LOC125585886 gene encoding uncharacterized protein LOC125585886, with product MCDISFKTEDREGVLAPHYGALVISLTVTNCLVKRVVVDSESFGNIIFQTAYQSLGLKDSILTKKVVPLVGFSGEIKHTEGEIILPVYAEGVSMLTKFLVVDCQSPYNIVLGRPWIPGMGAVPSTLHQVIKFPTPWGMRAIKGDQENSHSCYQITLKGKTGVPQRTQEGPSSQHMEEPEVEEMDDVPLIEGDRTRNLKIGSKLAEGEVDRLPQIQL from the coding sequence ATGTGCGACATAAGCTTCAAGACCGAAGATCGAGAAGGGGTCCTAGCTCCCCATTATGGTGCCCTTGTAATATCGCTCACCGTGACGAATTGCCTGGTGAAGAGAGTAGTAGTGGATAGTGAGAGCTTcggcaacatcatcttccagaCCGCGTATCAAAGTCTAGGATTAAAAGATAGTATCCTGACGAAAAAGGTAGTCCCACTCGTGGGATTCAGCGGAGAAATTAAGCATACAGAGGGGGAAATCATTCTCCCAGTCTACGCTGAAGGAGTCAGCATGCTAACCAAGTTCCTAGTCGTCGACTGCCAGTCACCATATAATATTGTCCTCGGAAGGCCTTGGATTCCCGGCATGGGGGCTGTCCCCTCGACACTCCATCAAGTGATAAAGTTCCCCACGCCCTGGGGTATGAGAGCAATCAAAGGAGATCAAGAAAACTCCCACTCCTGTTATCAGATTACCCTCAAGGGAAAAACCGGAGTCCCGCAGCGAACCCAAGAGGGCCCTTCATCTCAACATATGGAGGAACCCGAAGTCGAAGAAATGGACGATGTACCCCTGATTGAAGGAGATCGAACTCGTAATCTCAAAATCGGTTCCAAGCTCGCCGAGGGGGAGGTTGATAGACTTCCTCAGATCCAACTCTGA